One stretch of Amycolatopsis sp. NBC_00345 DNA includes these proteins:
- a CDS encoding LuxR C-terminal-related transcriptional regulator, whose product MGADTGGDSVAERAAPRRGGGVVARTALMARIGGAARVTVVSASAGSGKSVLLRSWAGQAGVAGRTAWVSVRRDERVPQRFWLSVLDALRRTGPGSVLVGQLSAAPELDGWAVVERLLADLAPLDGPLWLVVDDVHELGLDALRQLELLMLRAPAGLRFVVASRHDVRLGLHRLRLEGELAELRTADLRFSVAEARELLVAAGVDLPEETVVLLHQRTEGWAAGLRLAALSLAGHADPARFVAEFSGSERTVAEYLLAEVLDRQSDQVRRLLLCTSVVERVNGELADLLTGDAGGERVLQDLADANAFVVALDGTRSWFRCHQLFAELLALELRRTAPDQITGLHRAASAWFAGHGYPVEAIRHAQAARDWTRAARLLADHWPTLYLDGHHTVVRDLLTGFPPAVRTADAELAAVAAADELVRGSAEIADQYLAIAGRRLPLVPDCRRDHARLVLGIAGLVLARQHGDLPRMSEQAHRLRATVAAHDALGPGLGPDLRTLVQICVDSTDYWSAHLLHLSGPGTGQPVDQAQPLAQRVGRPYLEFGSLAYQAASELWTSFDQAAEHGAQAVGLAELHGWADEQAAGVAYVVLGCVRALQGRLGEAESWIQRAERTVVAEAQPIVATALSFGRALLELGRGRNQAALTALHAAERPAGSLATPSLIAPITRAFRLQACLRLGDTAQAEKVLLECDDRDRGEPRIATAALRLAQGDPDAAAAELAPVLHGATRLIAPGLLTQAYLLEAMTRHSLNEGAAADRALEHALNRAERDGALFWFMLNPVPDLLNRHSRHCPSHYALITEIRARLTARELTAPVSGPEPLSASEMRILRYLPTNLTAPEIADQLSISRNTVKTHMRNLYAKLGTHRRAEAVTQARAFGLLAPPGRRH is encoded by the coding sequence GCGGGTGCCGCAGCGGTTCTGGTTGTCGGTGCTGGACGCGTTGCGTCGTACGGGTCCTGGTTCGGTGCTGGTGGGGCAGCTGAGCGCGGCACCGGAGCTGGACGGGTGGGCGGTGGTGGAGCGGTTGCTCGCGGACCTGGCGCCGTTGGACGGCCCGTTGTGGCTGGTGGTCGACGACGTCCACGAGCTGGGCCTGGATGCGTTGCGGCAGTTGGAGTTGCTGATGCTGCGGGCGCCGGCGGGGCTGCGGTTCGTGGTGGCTTCCCGACATGATGTGCGGCTGGGCCTGCATCGGTTGCGGCTGGAGGGTGAGCTGGCGGAGCTGCGCACGGCCGATCTGCGGTTCAGCGTGGCCGAGGCGCGGGAGCTGCTGGTCGCGGCGGGTGTGGACCTGCCGGAGGAGACGGTGGTGCTGTTGCACCAGCGGACCGAGGGGTGGGCCGCGGGTCTGCGCTTGGCGGCGTTGTCGTTGGCCGGCCATGCCGATCCGGCGCGGTTCGTGGCGGAGTTCTCCGGCAGCGAGCGGACGGTGGCGGAGTACCTGCTGGCCGAGGTGCTGGATCGGCAGAGCGACCAGGTTCGGCGATTGCTGTTGTGCACGAGCGTGGTGGAGCGGGTCAACGGGGAGCTGGCGGATCTGCTGACCGGTGACGCCGGTGGGGAGCGGGTGTTACAGGATCTGGCGGACGCCAACGCGTTCGTGGTGGCGCTGGACGGGACCCGGTCGTGGTTTCGTTGTCATCAGCTGTTCGCCGAGCTGCTGGCGCTGGAGCTGCGCCGTACCGCGCCGGATCAGATCACCGGGCTGCATCGGGCCGCGAGTGCCTGGTTCGCCGGCCACGGTTACCCGGTCGAGGCGATCCGGCACGCCCAGGCCGCCCGGGACTGGACGCGGGCGGCCCGGCTGCTCGCCGATCACTGGCCCACGCTGTACTTGGATGGCCACCACACGGTCGTGCGAGATCTGCTCACCGGTTTCCCGCCCGCGGTACGCACGGCCGACGCCGAACTCGCCGCCGTCGCCGCGGCCGACGAACTGGTCCGGGGATCGGCCGAGATCGCGGATCAGTACCTGGCCATCGCCGGGCGACGGCTCCCCCTGGTGCCGGACTGCCGGCGCGACCACGCGAGGCTCGTACTGGGAATCGCCGGCCTGGTGCTCGCTCGCCAGCATGGCGACCTGCCGCGCATGTCCGAACAGGCGCACCGGTTGCGGGCGACAGTCGCCGCGCACGATGCCCTCGGGCCCGGCCTCGGCCCGGACCTGCGCACCCTGGTGCAGATCTGCGTCGACAGCACCGACTACTGGTCGGCCCACCTTCTTCACCTCTCCGGGCCGGGGACCGGGCAGCCCGTCGACCAGGCGCAGCCGCTGGCCCAGCGAGTCGGGCGTCCCTACCTGGAGTTCGGCAGCCTGGCCTACCAGGCCGCGAGCGAACTCTGGACCTCGTTCGACCAGGCGGCCGAGCACGGCGCGCAGGCAGTCGGGCTGGCCGAGCTGCACGGCTGGGCCGACGAGCAGGCCGCCGGTGTGGCCTATGTGGTCCTCGGCTGCGTACGAGCGCTGCAGGGGCGCTTGGGCGAGGCGGAGTCCTGGATCCAGCGCGCCGAACGCACCGTCGTCGCCGAGGCCCAGCCCATCGTCGCGACAGCGCTCTCGTTCGGTCGCGCGCTGCTCGAGCTGGGACGCGGTCGAAACCAGGCCGCGTTGACGGCCCTTCACGCCGCGGAGCGGCCGGCCGGCTCGCTCGCCACGCCGAGCCTGATCGCGCCGATCACCCGTGCGTTCCGGCTACAGGCCTGCTTACGGCTGGGCGATACCGCGCAGGCAGAGAAAGTGCTACTCGAATGCGATGACCGCGATCGCGGGGAGCCGCGTATCGCCACCGCGGCACTGCGGCTCGCCCAAGGCGACCCGGACGCCGCCGCGGCCGAGCTCGCCCCGGTCCTGCACGGCGCCACCCGGCTGATCGCTCCGGGCCTGCTTACCCAGGCATATCTGCTGGAAGCCATGACCCGGCACAGCCTCAACGAGGGTGCCGCCGCCGACCGTGCCCTGGAGCACGCGTTGAACCGCGCCGAGCGCGACGGCGCGCTGTTCTGGTTCATGCTGAACCCGGTCCCGGACCTCCTGAACCGCCATTCGCGGCACTGTCCGTCCCATTACGCGCTGATCACCGAAATCCGGGCTCGGCTGACCGCGCGGGAACTCACCGCGCCGGTCAGCGGCCCGGAACCGCTGAGCGCGAGCGAAATGCGGATCCTGCGCTACCTGCCGACCAACCTGACCGCGCCGGAAATCGCCGACCAACTGTCCATCTCGCGCAACACCGTGAAAACCCACATGCGCAACCTGTACGCCAAGCTCGGCACGCACCGCCGGGCCGAGGCCGTCACCCAGGCCCGCGCGTTCGGCCTGCTCGCACCTCCGGGACGCCGGCACTGA
- a CDS encoding FAD-dependent monooxygenase: MPMNDVQDNGRVVIVGAGPVGLWLACELRLAGTPAVVLEGNRTPTRHSKALGLHPRTVEVLAMRGAEEPFLAEGMRVPAWHFGMLPHRLDFRALDTAFPFMLAIPQTRTEALLSQRAAGLGVEIHRGHTVTALSQNSEAVTLEVHGPDGTYLDTASYVVGCDGAGSTVRKASGIDFPGSDAHYHGFLGDVTLDRPPAQPGTTYHTEQGALVVAPIPGGRFRVTGFDPAHQEPDAELTMAELRAVTERVTGTDFGMRDPVWLSRFGNATRVASTYRAGRVLVAGDAAHMHFPAGGVGLNVGIQDAMNLGWKLAACLQGRAGDDLLDSYHLERHPVGTALSELTLAQTELITTTSAEGMALRAWLSDTIARQPAFSRALAVRLTALDVAYPPASPGAHPLTGARFPDMAEYLYDGRAALLNFGDRPLAETARRAAASGVRLQHAAPPAADGWSEVGAIMLRPDGHVWWAGDRGAGLDAKAAAAIADARVRF; the protein is encoded by the coding sequence ATGCCGATGAACGATGTGCAGGACAACGGGCGGGTCGTCATCGTCGGCGCCGGCCCGGTGGGGTTGTGGCTGGCGTGCGAGCTGCGGCTGGCCGGAACCCCGGCAGTAGTGCTGGAGGGCAACCGGACGCCGACCCGGCATTCCAAGGCGCTGGGCCTCCATCCGCGCACCGTCGAGGTGCTGGCCATGCGTGGCGCGGAAGAACCGTTCCTCGCCGAGGGCATGCGCGTACCCGCGTGGCATTTCGGCATGCTGCCCCACCGGTTGGACTTCCGGGCTCTGGACACCGCGTTTCCGTTCATGCTGGCCATTCCGCAGACGCGCACCGAGGCGCTGCTCAGTCAGCGGGCGGCCGGCCTCGGTGTCGAGATCCACCGCGGGCACACCGTGACGGCGCTGTCCCAGAACAGCGAGGCGGTGACGCTGGAGGTCCACGGACCGGATGGCACGTACCTCGACACCGCGTCCTACGTGGTCGGCTGCGACGGCGCGGGAAGCACCGTGCGCAAGGCTTCGGGCATCGACTTTCCCGGCTCCGACGCCCATTATCACGGCTTCCTCGGCGATGTGACCCTCGACCGGCCACCGGCCCAGCCCGGAACCACGTACCACACCGAGCAGGGCGCCCTGGTCGTCGCGCCGATACCGGGCGGGCGGTTCCGGGTCACCGGATTCGACCCGGCTCATCAGGAGCCCGATGCCGAGCTGACGATGGCGGAGCTGCGCGCGGTCACCGAGCGCGTCACCGGCACCGATTTCGGTATGCGGGACCCGGTGTGGCTGTCCCGTTTCGGCAACGCCACGCGGGTCGCTTCGACGTATCGCGCCGGCCGTGTCCTGGTGGCCGGCGACGCGGCGCACATGCATTTCCCCGCCGGCGGCGTGGGACTGAACGTCGGCATCCAGGACGCGATGAACCTGGGCTGGAAGCTCGCGGCCTGCCTCCAGGGCCGCGCCGGGGATGACCTGTTGGACAGCTACCACCTCGAGCGGCATCCGGTCGGGACGGCGCTGTCGGAACTCACCCTCGCCCAGACCGAGCTGATCACCACCACCTCGGCCGAGGGCATGGCCCTGCGGGCCTGGCTGTCGGACACGATCGCGCGGCAACCCGCGTTCTCCCGTGCCCTGGCCGTCAGGCTGACCGCGCTGGACGTCGCCTACCCGCCCGCCTCGCCCGGCGCGCATCCACTGACCGGAGCCCGGTTTCCGGATATGGCCGAGTACCTCTACGACGGCCGCGCGGCGTTGCTGAACTTCGGCGACCGGCCGCTGGCCGAGACCGCGCGGCGAGCTGCCGCATCCGGTGTCCGTCTCCAGCACGCCGCACCGCCGGCAGCCGATGGGTGGAGCGAGGTCGGCGCGATCATGCTGCGCCCCGACGGCCATGTCTGGTGGGCCGGTGACCGCGGCGCCGGCCTCGACGCGAAAGCCGCCGCCGCGATCGCGGACGCACGGGTCAGGTTCTGA
- a CDS encoding antibiotic biosynthesis monooxygenase gives MTIFLRARGKVQVENELEFRALAFALQALAAGESGTRTYRWFSEGSGTYAVLEEYADAAAALAHNQRAAGLLARLSDTVDITEIELYGEIGPDLEAYAAGLPQASVYRELLAPPATA, from the coding sequence ATGACGATTTTCCTGCGAGCGCGCGGCAAAGTCCAGGTTGAAAACGAACTGGAGTTCAGGGCACTGGCGTTCGCGTTGCAGGCCCTCGCGGCCGGCGAGAGCGGCACCCGTACCTATCGCTGGTTCTCCGAAGGATCCGGGACCTACGCCGTCCTGGAGGAGTACGCGGACGCCGCGGCCGCGCTCGCGCACAACCAACGGGCCGCCGGCCTCCTCGCCCGCCTGTCGGACACCGTCGACATCACGGAAATCGAGCTGTACGGCGAAATCGGCCCCGACCTGGAGGCGTATGCGGCGGGCCTCCCGCAGGCCAGCGTCTACCGGGAGCTGCTTGCTCCGCCGGCCACTGCCTGA
- a CDS encoding MmyB family transcriptional regulator, with product MGRPGHDLHQAPAKIARPFLRRTASAEFRRLWAEHDVAVRRADRETLRHPRVGRLFSVRVRGGPDRGPEPPPRTCDGHPA from the coding sequence ATCGGCCGGCCAGGCCACGATCTCCATCAGGCACCCGCGAAGATCGCTCGGCCGTTCCTTCGCCGGACCGCGAGCGCCGAGTTCCGCCGGCTCTGGGCGGAGCACGACGTCGCGGTCCGCCGCGCCGACCGCGAAACCCTGCGGCACCCGAGGGTGGGCCGTCTGTTCAGCGTCCGGGTGCGAGGAGGCCCAGACCGCGGGCCTGAGCCACCGCCTCGGACCTGCGATGGGCACCCAGCTTGA